A genome region from Maridesulfovibrio salexigens DSM 2638 includes the following:
- the mltA gene encoding murein transglycosylase A yields MLFLSFKKIFSAFFCGMLFLACLGGCSTHSVRIEPHDKGYAKVDAAQVSGLISRLQYQGGDDFSWMDLQKGIERNLRYLSRKPDKGVAAKYGRMQITWGMLKRTNEEMLGLLPMLEESPELLEEKFVWYSMAPRTLLTGYYEPYLEASLVPHPDYPYPLYSIPGDLQTLDLGKFHHRWKGQSLIYRQENGEVHPYYDRKDIDFDGALQGKGLEIAWVKDLVDVFILQIQGSGRLVLPDGSVKHVLYAGKNGLKYVSLGKVLIQRGLLPKEGMSMQKIKAFLDANPDLVKELLTTNPSYVFFRLDDEGPFGSMGAPLTPMASVAVDNKVIPLGSLALLTTRLPQQDGRGKAPFAKVVMAQDRGGAIKGTRVDLFCGSGPEAEFLAGHLTSWSHVYLPVSRTFLEEQEAAKAE; encoded by the coding sequence GTGTTGTTTTTGAGTTTTAAAAAAATATTCTCCGCCTTTTTTTGTGGAATGCTATTCCTCGCTTGTTTAGGTGGATGCTCGACCCACAGTGTCCGTATAGAACCCCATGATAAAGGGTATGCCAAGGTAGATGCTGCTCAGGTTTCCGGCCTTATAAGTCGTTTGCAGTATCAGGGTGGTGACGATTTTTCATGGATGGATCTGCAAAAAGGAATTGAACGAAATCTTAGATATTTATCCCGAAAACCGGATAAAGGTGTAGCTGCAAAGTACGGACGCATGCAGATTACCTGGGGAATGCTTAAGCGTACCAATGAGGAAATGCTCGGTCTTCTGCCCATGCTTGAAGAATCTCCCGAGCTTTTGGAAGAGAAATTCGTCTGGTATTCTATGGCACCAAGAACCTTGTTGACCGGATATTATGAACCATATCTGGAGGCTTCGCTCGTGCCTCACCCGGATTATCCGTATCCGCTCTATAGTATTCCCGGCGATTTGCAGACCCTCGATCTTGGAAAATTCCATCATCGTTGGAAGGGGCAGAGTCTTATTTACCGTCAGGAAAATGGTGAAGTGCACCCTTACTATGACCGCAAGGACATTGATTTTGACGGAGCATTGCAGGGCAAGGGGCTTGAGATTGCATGGGTTAAAGATTTAGTGGATGTATTTATTCTTCAGATTCAGGGGTCAGGACGTCTTGTCCTGCCGGATGGTAGCGTGAAGCATGTGCTTTATGCCGGTAAAAACGGACTAAAATATGTTTCGCTTGGTAAGGTGCTGATTCAGCGCGGGCTTCTTCCTAAGGAAGGAATGAGCATGCAGAAGATTAAGGCCTTCCTTGATGCCAATCCTGATCTTGTTAAGGAATTGCTGACCACTAACCCCAGCTATGTCTTTTTCAGGCTGGATGATGAAGGTCCTTTCGGTTCTATGGGCGCACCGCTTACACCTATGGCAAGTGTTGCTGTGGACAACAAAGTGATTCCCCTTGGGTCTTTGGCTTTGTTGACCACCCGCCTTCCGCAGCAGGATGGAAGGGGTAAGGCTCCCTTTGCTAAAGTAGTTATGGCGCAGGATCGCGGTGGAGCTATTAAAGGGACAAGGGTTGACTTGTTTTGCGGGTCCGGTCCTGAAGCTGAATTTCTGGCTGGGCATCTGACCTCATGGTCACATGTATATCTGCCGGTCAGTCGTACATTTCTTGAAGAACAGGAAGCTGCGAAAGCCGAGTAG